A stretch of the Herpetosiphonaceae bacterium genome encodes the following:
- the sufD gene encoding Fe-S cluster assembly protein SufD gives MPAKSELQMLPTLRELTAEALERDTLVETRRAALTTAQQLELPFWRRTDLKRFKLDELRPTYGTVEISARAPQGVYVADFQTALRDKADLVGRYLGTALPTDFNTFVAYNMALANDGVVIHVPRNVEVSEPIRVVYRLPAAGTATFPRTLVIAEANSRVTVIEEFRSDDLTSYGLSAPVTELFANDSSEIRLVSLQTLGQNAYQLGAQRAIVGKDARVWWLSGAVGGSVQHMDMQVNLQGSGSALEWYGFTFGTDSQQLLWAPRVNHIGLSTEAQIDWKSAVSDTAYVVFDGMIDIEKGAQGTNSDLRDAALHLSDKARSDSIPGLEIDANEVKAGHGSTSGQIDEEQLFYLMARGLSRADATRMIVLGFFASVVERIPFDEVRDRVLELIEAKI, from the coding sequence TGCTGCCGACGCTGCGCGAGCTGACGGCTGAAGCGCTGGAGCGCGATACGCTGGTCGAAACCCGACGCGCGGCGCTGACCACGGCGCAGCAGCTTGAGCTTCCGTTCTGGCGGCGCACCGACCTCAAGCGCTTCAAGCTGGACGAGCTCCGCCCGACGTACGGCACGGTCGAGATCAGCGCGCGCGCGCCGCAGGGCGTGTACGTCGCCGATTTCCAGACCGCGCTGCGCGACAAGGCCGATCTGGTCGGGCGCTACCTGGGCACCGCGCTGCCGACCGACTTCAACACGTTTGTCGCGTACAACATGGCGCTGGCGAACGACGGCGTCGTCATACACGTGCCGCGTAACGTCGAGGTCAGCGAGCCGATCCGCGTGGTCTATCGGCTTCCAGCGGCGGGAACGGCCACCTTTCCGCGCACGCTGGTCATCGCCGAGGCCAACAGCCGCGTGACGGTCATCGAGGAGTTTCGCTCGGATGATCTGACGAGCTACGGGCTGAGCGCGCCTGTGACGGAGCTGTTCGCGAACGACAGCAGCGAGATCCGCCTCGTCAGCCTGCAGACACTAGGGCAGAACGCCTACCAGCTCGGCGCGCAGCGCGCGATCGTCGGCAAGGATGCGCGCGTCTGGTGGCTGTCGGGCGCGGTCGGCGGGAGCGTGCAGCACATGGACATGCAGGTCAATCTGCAAGGCAGCGGCTCCGCTCTGGAGTGGTACGGCTTTACGTTCGGCACCGACTCGCAGCAGTTGCTCTGGGCACCGCGCGTCAACCACATTGGGCTGAGCACCGAGGCGCAGATCGACTGGAAGAGCGCCGTCTCGGATACCGCCTACGTCGTCTTCGACGGCATGATCGACATCGAGAAGGGCGCGCAGGGCACCAACTCGGATCTGCGCGACGCCGCGCTGCACCTGTCGGACAAGGCGCGCTCGGACTCGATCCCCGGCCTGGAGATCGACGCCAACGAGGTCAAGGCCGGTCACGGCTCGACCAGTGGGCAGATCGACGAGGAGCAGCTCTTCTACCTGATGGCACGTGGCCTGAGCCGCGCCGACGCAACGCGCATGATCGTGCTGGGCTTCTTCGCCTCGGTGGTCGAGCGCATCCCGTTCGACGAAGTGCGCGACCGTGTGCTGGAGCTGATTGAAGCGAAGATTTAG